One region of Halomicrobium sp. LC1Hm genomic DNA includes:
- a CDS encoding disulfide bond formation protein B, translating to MNARTDGRSRHWLAAGAIVAAVATAGSLWFSLGLGLVPCELCWYQRILMYPLVVVLGVAAIEDRPGVWRTALPLSVLGGGVAAYHSYLQATVDSCTLNGPCAAVQWQSPLLGLTIPNLALVGFVLVTLTVVAATR from the coding sequence ATGAACGCACGGACCGACGGGCGGTCACGTCACTGGCTGGCGGCCGGAGCGATTGTCGCGGCCGTCGCGACGGCCGGGAGCCTCTGGTTCAGCCTCGGGCTCGGACTGGTGCCCTGCGAGCTGTGCTGGTACCAGCGCATTCTCATGTATCCGCTGGTGGTCGTCCTCGGCGTCGCCGCGATCGAGGACCGACCGGGGGTGTGGCGGACCGCACTGCCGCTGTCGGTGCTCGGAGGCGGCGTCGCGGCGTACCACTCGTACCTGCAGGCGACAGTGGACAGTTGCACGCTGAACGGCCCGTGTGCAGCGGTCCAGTGGCAGTCGCCGCTGCTCGGGCTGACGATTCCGAACCTCGCGCTGGTGGGGTTCGTACTCGTGACCCTGACCGTCGTCGCCGCCACGCGGTGA
- a CDS encoding cytochrome ubiquinol oxidase subunit I, which yields MSATGALIDGTVLLAQNNILLSPELASRLQFGWTITVHILFAALSIGLAPYIVYFTWKDVRSDDPAYARLRSFWINVFAVGFVMGTVTGIPMSFQFGTNFPRFAEVSGELIGGPLAFEAKMAFFLEAVFLGILLFGRERVSDRTYVLSSILTGVGAWLSGFWILVVNAWMQTPRGFELVERNGVEIAKLTDPVAAFFTPRMPWMYVHMMNASVIAVTLVVAGIAAYFVWRNRDSVAWNTALRMAVVVLLITAPLQALHGDAYGRHVADTQPQKFAAMEAHYETGQADLHLIAIPRSLDALTDPRTDNLFTISLPGLGSFLASGGDFSAEVVGLHEYDENPPVALVFWSFRLMVGLGFLFVGLALWGGNRLRKGRLADSGRYLRAMMLSSPLGYVALLTGWYVTEIGRQPWVVQGVLKTSDAVSRSLTATEATGTLVAFVVLYLALLAAFGAVLKWLIEGELERMGVRTVDDTSRPRLPWVSGDD from the coding sequence GTGTCCGCCACAGGAGCCCTGATCGACGGCACAGTATTGCTCGCACAAAACAATATTCTACTGTCTCCGGAGCTCGCCAGCCGGCTCCAGTTCGGGTGGACGATCACCGTCCACATCCTCTTTGCGGCGCTCTCGATCGGGCTCGCCCCGTACATCGTCTATTTCACCTGGAAGGACGTTCGCAGCGACGACCCGGCGTACGCGCGGCTCCGATCGTTCTGGATCAACGTGTTCGCCGTCGGCTTCGTGATGGGCACCGTGACGGGGATCCCGATGAGCTTCCAGTTCGGGACGAACTTCCCGCGCTTCGCGGAGGTCAGTGGCGAACTGATCGGCGGCCCGCTGGCGTTCGAAGCGAAGATGGCGTTCTTCCTCGAAGCCGTCTTCCTCGGGATTCTCCTGTTCGGCCGTGAACGAGTCTCCGACCGGACGTACGTCCTCTCATCGATACTGACCGGCGTCGGCGCGTGGCTCTCGGGCTTCTGGATTCTCGTCGTCAACGCCTGGATGCAGACACCGCGTGGGTTCGAACTCGTCGAGCGAAACGGCGTCGAGATTGCCAAACTCACCGATCCCGTTGCCGCGTTTTTCACGCCGCGGATGCCCTGGATGTACGTTCACATGATGAACGCGTCGGTGATCGCCGTGACGCTGGTCGTCGCCGGGATCGCCGCGTACTTCGTCTGGCGGAATCGCGACTCCGTGGCCTGGAACACGGCCCTCCGCATGGCCGTCGTCGTCCTGCTGATCACTGCTCCGCTGCAGGCGCTTCACGGGGACGCGTACGGGCGACACGTGGCCGACACCCAGCCCCAGAAGTTCGCGGCGATGGAGGCCCACTACGAGACCGGGCAGGCGGATCTCCACCTGATCGCGATTCCGCGGAGTCTCGACGCCCTGACCGACCCCCGGACGGACAACCTCTTTACGATCAGTCTCCCCGGGCTCGGATCGTTCCTCGCCAGCGGGGGTGACTTCTCGGCCGAAGTCGTCGGGTTACACGAGTACGACGAGAACCCTCCCGTCGCGCTCGTGTTCTGGTCGTTCCGGCTGATGGTCGGACTCGGGTTCCTGTTCGTCGGGCTGGCGCTGTGGGGCGGCAACCGACTCCGCAAGGGCCGCCTTGCCGACTCCGGGCGGTACTTACGGGCGATGATGCTGTCGAGCCCACTGGGCTACGTGGCGCTGCTGACCGGGTGGTACGTCACCGAGATCGGCCGCCAGCCGTGGGTCGTTCAGGGCGTCCTCAAGACCAGCGACGCGGTCTCGCGGAGCCTCACCGCCACCGAGGCCACCGGGACGCTGGTGGCGTTCGTCGTGCTGTATCTCGCCTTGCTCGCCGCCTTCGGAGCCGTCCTCAAGTGGCTGATCGAGGGCGAACTTGAACGCATGGGCGTCCGTACGGTCGACGACACCAGCCGGCCACGCCTCCCGTGGGTGAGCGGCGATGACTGA
- a CDS encoding cytochrome d ubiquinol oxidase subunit II, producing MTELLPVDRYLVDSLPTIWFGVVVFSLAMYVALDGLDFGIGMLYATRDEHERETLLAAFGPIWDANEVWLVAFGTTLLAAFPPIYARLLSGHYLLSIAIVMGLVVRGVAPELREQREDPDWRRRCDRLFVFGSTVTPLLLGVLVGSWAFGTPTLSAPSLLTGVGLLALCVTSGAAFVAAKTSGSLADAMVRYGTTATVVYLVGVVVLLAVVALTNPSNVRALLLSAPALGAVLATVSFAGAGLAAARLDRHRLWFGTAFGLSFALVGLVAVLLYPRLHPASGLTVDAAVVSPLALNLTTVLGLPVLALVLWYFKFLYGTFAGPVDGSEA from the coding sequence ATGACTGAGCTGCTGCCCGTCGACCGGTATCTCGTCGACTCCTTGCCGACGATCTGGTTCGGCGTCGTCGTGTTCTCGCTGGCGATGTACGTCGCTCTCGACGGCCTGGACTTCGGCATCGGGATGCTGTACGCGACTCGCGACGAGCACGAGCGAGAGACGCTCCTCGCCGCGTTCGGTCCGATCTGGGACGCCAACGAGGTGTGGCTGGTCGCCTTCGGGACGACGCTGCTCGCTGCCTTCCCGCCGATCTACGCGCGGCTGCTGAGCGGGCACTACCTGCTCTCGATCGCGATCGTGATGGGACTGGTCGTCCGCGGCGTCGCGCCGGAACTGCGCGAGCAGCGTGAGGATCCCGACTGGCGACGGCGCTGTGACCGGCTGTTCGTGTTCGGCAGCACGGTGACGCCGCTGCTGCTCGGCGTCCTCGTCGGGAGCTGGGCGTTCGGGACGCCGACGCTGAGCGCTCCGAGCCTGCTGACTGGCGTCGGGCTGCTCGCGCTCTGTGTCACCAGCGGCGCGGCCTTCGTCGCCGCGAAGACGAGCGGCTCGCTGGCCGACGCGATGGTTCGCTACGGAACCACGGCGACGGTCGTCTATCTCGTCGGCGTCGTCGTCCTGCTGGCGGTCGTCGCTCTCACGAACCCGTCGAACGTCCGGGCGCTGTTGCTCTCGGCCCCGGCGCTCGGCGCTGTCCTCGCCACCGTCTCGTTCGCCGGGGCTGGTCTCGCCGCCGCCCGCCTCGACAGGCACCGCCTCTGGTTCGGGACGGCGTTCGGACTCTCGTTCGCACTCGTCGGCCTCGTCGCAGTGTTGCTCTATCCGAGACTGCATCCGGCCAGCGGGCTGACAGTCGACGCCGCCGTCGTCTCCCCGCTCGCGCTCAATCTCACGACCGTTCTCGGGCTGCCGGTGTTGGCGCTCGTGCTGTGGTACTTCAAGTTCCTCTACGGGACGTTCGCCGGACCGGTCGACGGCTCGGAGGCATAG
- the gcvT gene encoding glycine cleavage system aminomethyltransferase GcvT: MGLRAPPLDDVHAAAEASFTDFGGWEMPVEFDSIRTEHAAVRETAGKFDVSHMGEIVVSGPDATGLMQRLTTNDATDLRPGQAHYAAITREDGVMLDDTVVYRLPDAVEGAYLFIPNAGHDEQMATRWREYAAEHGLDASVDNRTTEYGLIALQGPDAPSLLADETTLSLDELGRFEIATATVAGVETLVATTGYTGEAGYELVVPWDETGTVWEALACQPCGLGARDTLRLEMGFLLSGQDFDPDDDPRNPYEAGIGFVVDLDTEFVGRDALEGVDVEGPAEKLTGLSLIDRGVPRAGYDVTTPDGDHLGTVTSGTMSPTLGEPIALAYLDADEVEPGRMVRVVVRGEPKKARIRTTPFLDR; this comes from the coding sequence ATGGGTCTACGAGCACCCCCTCTTGACGACGTTCACGCCGCGGCCGAGGCGAGCTTCACCGACTTCGGCGGCTGGGAGATGCCCGTCGAGTTCGACTCGATCCGGACCGAACACGCCGCCGTCCGCGAGACAGCCGGCAAGTTCGACGTGTCTCACATGGGCGAGATCGTCGTCTCGGGGCCCGACGCGACGGGGCTGATGCAGCGGCTCACGACGAACGACGCAACCGACCTCCGGCCCGGACAGGCACACTACGCGGCGATCACCCGCGAGGACGGGGTGATGCTCGACGACACCGTCGTCTACCGGCTGCCCGACGCGGTCGAAGGCGCGTACCTGTTCATCCCCAACGCCGGCCACGACGAGCAGATGGCGACGCGCTGGCGCGAGTACGCGGCCGAACACGGTCTCGACGCCAGCGTCGACAATCGGACGACCGAGTACGGCCTGATCGCGCTCCAGGGACCCGACGCACCGTCGCTGCTCGCAGACGAGACGACGCTGTCGCTGGACGAACTGGGCCGCTTCGAGATCGCCACAGCCACGGTCGCGGGCGTCGAGACGCTCGTCGCGACGACCGGATACACCGGCGAAGCGGGCTACGAACTCGTCGTGCCGTGGGACGAGACCGGCACCGTCTGGGAGGCACTGGCCTGTCAGCCCTGCGGACTGGGCGCGCGGGACACGCTCAGACTGGAGATGGGCTTTCTCCTCTCCGGGCAGGACTTCGATCCCGACGACGACCCCCGCAACCCCTACGAGGCAGGGATCGGCTTCGTCGTCGACCTCGACACCGAGTTCGTGGGTCGCGACGCGCTGGAGGGCGTCGACGTGGAGGGTCCCGCGGAGAAGCTGACCGGCCTGTCGCTGATCGATCGCGGCGTTCCGCGTGCGGGCTACGACGTGACGACGCCGGACGGCGACCACCTCGGCACGGTCACCAGCGGGACGATGAGCCCGACGCTGGGCGAACCGATCGCGCTCGCGTATCTCGACGCCGACGAGGTCGAACCCGGACGGATGGTCCGAGTCGTCGTTCGTGGCGAACCGAAGAAGGCACGTATCAGGACCACGCCATTCC